From Hydra vulgaris chromosome 15, alternate assembly HydraT2T_AEP, one genomic window encodes:
- the LOC136091721 gene encoding small ribosomal subunit protein uS15m-like produces the protein MLASCFRSTINYQKQILYQAAIKVSKTCFASTWFQNIDLPKYRDGFNEIPELDSASEVVQKLFSLEYASESAIRNCVRSYNNKKYATKLEQSIVNNTYHIRMMTEKLKANPRDRAGKVFFIWAIDQRKKRLKKLMAADIESYKNIIKEHNIPPLESPHAPHNKYKFRKFKINVPLKKTRKIEDFEKDRVY, from the coding sequence ATGTTGGCTTCCTGCTTTCGTTCTACTATTAACTATCAAAAGCAGATTTTGTACCAGGCtgctataaaagtttcaaaaacatgCTTTGCATCAACTTGGTTTCAGAACATAGACCTTCCAAAGTATAGAGACGGTTTTAATGAAATTCCGGAGTTGGATTCTGCTTCAGAGGTAGTACAGAAATTGTTTAGTTTAGAGTATGCTAGTGAGTCTGCTATACGAAATTGTGTTAGATCttacaacaataaaaagtatGCCACTAAATTAGAACAAAGTATTGTTAACAATACATATCACATTCGTATGATgactgaaaaattaaaagcaaatccACGTGATAGAgctggaaaagttttttttatttgggcAATAGATCAGCGTAAAAAGCGCCTAAAAAAACTAATGGCTGCTGATATCGAAAGCtataaaaacatcattaaaGAACATAATATTCCTCCATTGGAAAGTCCCCATGCACCacataacaaatacaaattcagaaagtttaaaatcaatgttCCACTTAAGAAAACTAGAAAGATTGAAGACTTTGAAAAAGATAGAGTTTActag